From the genome of Solanum lycopersicum chromosome 7, SLM_r2.1:
CATGGCACCAACACGGACAAATGTATGTACAAACTGGAGGAATATGATTTAGTCACTACTACGTACTCTTCTATACAGACTGACTATTGGCCAAACAAGTTAAAACAGAACAGCAAGAACTCAAAATGGAGTGACGATGGTTTCATTGAAAATTCAGCCTGGGTTGGTGAAGATGTTTCCAGAAGAAAGTCAATTCTGCATTCAGTGAAGTGGGAGCGCATCATTTTGGACGAGGCACGTCATACATTCATAGATTCATGCATTAAGTGTTTGTTTTCTTAACTTGGCATTTCCAGATACATGGTGATCATTTATTGTTTATGCAATTTTTCCCAAGTCGATCATGTTAACTGCTGTGCTAACAACTATGTTGGTCATAAGAATCTGAAAAATCTTATGGTGGTTAGGAAGAAGCCTATAGGTTAAGTTctgaataatattaataatcttCAGCTATTAAGACAACATAATGTAAGAACATGGAATTTCATCTTTAACTCTAGTTTGAACAcccttttatattttatatgcacatggataactttttttctttgttgcCCTGTTACAATCCTGCATGTGTTTTGTAGTTTGAGAGTAGAACCCCTAAATTTCATGTGACACAAGATCTTTTATCTGAAATGTTCTTAAGTGATTGAACTTTTGTGTCATATATTGGCTCATTATATCAAAACTGTAGACAGCAAAGCCACAAAGGCGGTCTTGCTTTAGAATCTTCTTATAAGTTGGCCTTAACTGGTACACCCCTGCAATACCGTATTAGAGAATTCTACTTATTTTGTAAGTTGACTTCTGCTACTTTAAATACATTTTGCTTACTGTTTTGagcttaattaaattattttcctctaTAAAGGTTCGTTTCTTACGATCATCCCTTATGCATATTACTTTTGCAAAATTGTGAGTGGAGGGACTTGATTTTAGGTAGACACAAAGGTTCCTTCAAATCCTTGGTCATCTACCCGGCTAGTCGGCTACCCCCGAGGTGAAACAAGCAACGGCTCAAAATTATTTTGctttatattgttatttctgAAATATCTTGTGAGGACCATCCTTTATAAATTCTACAGCTTTTCTGATGTGTGCCCACATTTCCCTGACAAACGTGCACACCACTTCCTCTGGTGGAGGAAAGTaagttaataattaataatatacataCTTTTGAGGCTTCATCTGATTGCTGTCATAATAAAGTTGACACGTCTTCTTTTTCTAGTATATTATAAAACTTCAATGAATATGGGACACAAGAATGACGGTGGAGTTGCTATGGTTTTGTTGAAgcaaaaaattctaaaaagcCTATTGTTAAGACGTACCAAAAAGGAAAGAGTTGCTAATTTTTCACTTCCCAGTAAGACTGTAAGTTCTGTCTTGCAGTAGTGTCACGTGCTTCAATTTTGATAAGAATCTTCTATTATtggttactattttgggttcaGGTTATCATGAGAAAAGATCCTTTGGATGTGAGTGAATTTAACTACTACAAGTCATTGCACTATAGAAGTCGGGAACAGTTTGATTGGTATGTTTCAAACTCGAGCTCTTTTTCCTTACAAGTCCAATTTCTTGGCTCCTTCTGCACCAATTTTCTGGCTcactgtttttctttttttaagctTCATATCCGGTTTCTTGTTTATGCATGGATTACTTTCATTAAATATGTTTCCTATAATTGCTTGTCCTTAAGTAGTTATTAAACATATTGGGCTAGTATCTTGGTTTTTAACTTAAGATCTTATACATCTTTTTTCTTTCCCATAAAATTCTTAATCATTTGAGTCATTGCCTGCCAAAAAGTAAGGGAGCaagcatatttttatttctaactaTGTCTGCATTTTGTATTTTGGTGCAGACTAGTCTACGCTGGAACTCTGATGAATAACTATGGTCACATTTTTGCTGTGATCACACGCCTTCGGAATGTACCAACATTCCTACTCCTCATTCTTTTTCTTACAACACTCCTACTCATGACCCTTATGATTTGGTCACACAATCTCTGTCCAGTTTTCTTTTCttgcaaaaattcattttctgTTCTCTCCCATAATCCTTTTTTAATGACAATACATTTCTTATGTGCGCATAGATAAGAAGCTGAGGTACTGAGTGAATTGAGAAGGCCTACAACCATGTGAATTGAGAAGGACTCGAGGgtgaaacaaaataaactagGATTTCTTTGCAAGCTCGACATTGAGAAGGCCTACGACCATGTGAATTGGAATTTCCTCCTCAAAGTGTTGAGCGATATGGGGTTTGGCGACAAATGGGTCAACTGGATTAAATTTTGCATGTTCATTGTGAAATTTTCACTCATAATTATGGTAATCCAGAGGGTTCCTTTCAATCACAAAGAGGTCTGCGACAAGGTGACCCCATGTCACCTTTTCTGTTCATTCTAGCTATGGAAGGCCTAAACTTCATGATTAGAAAATATAGGGAGAATGGATGGATCAGAGGTTTCTGTGctaacataaatatgaaaaatgctATGGAGATATCTCATCTACTGTATGCAGATGACTCCCTTGTATTTTGTGATGTAGAAGTTACACAAATAAGGCATCTGAGAGTTATCCTAACAATCTTTGAGGGCATTTCGGGACTTCATGTCAACTGGCACAAATGCTGCCTCTATTCAGTGAACCAAGTCCCTAGTATACAGATCCTAGCTGAGAATCTAGGATGCCTAGTGGCCTCCCTTCCCACTACATACCTAGGAATGCCTCACGGAGCAAAAATGAAAGAGctcacttttaattttattgaatgTAGAGGGAAATTAGGTTCATGGTTGAAAGGGACGGTTCTGCAAAAGAAATAGTTTTCAGCCATTTCACTTCATTTTTGGATCTGATACAGTATTCTCTTAATGTGTGATATAATGATATTTTCTCCTTCCTACTTTCCATTCCTCTTTTCAGTCTGATAAAAAAATGAAGGTTGTATTGTGTGTATTCAACTGTTGGGCATCAATTGTGTTCAATTAATTGGATCGATGTCTATTGTCGCAAGAGATGCTGCAGTTAACACATTCACTGATGATAAGTGCTAGTGCTCCTAGATGTTTGATGATATCCTCACAAGTGCATGGACCCGTCTCTTTGCAAAGTATGAATACTCGTCCAATGGCGAAATGCTGTAAAGCTGTAAAAACTATTTGCGGCAGAAAGTTGGTGAAGGCGCAGGGTATTGCACCAATCATACGCGACGAGGTTGTTTGTTCGTTGGATAATAATTCTTCATGGTATATATCCTATGACAAACAACAAGACAGGGTGTTCAAACATCAGGGACCTTATAGAGTGTTTCGTTTGCTTTCTGTATCAGTTGTTACTATTGTTGCTTGTAATTGTGCTTATATTTTAGGATTTGTTTCACTTGTGATAGAAACGTTTCTAGTATGTTTGAATCATTGTAAGATCTAGGTTAAGAGTAACTTAGGGTCTTACTGTAAATTCTATATTAATTAGGCAAGATTAGTATAATGGACGGTGTTGTATCTACTATGACTCGTCTAAGTATTAGGTGGTATTGCTTAGTGTGGAGATTAGCAGGTTTATCTCATTTTGTAAACTGacttttgtttttgctttgaGAAGATTTGTGGAAGCAGTTTGAAAATTCTTGGTAGACAGGTCGTgatttactcccttgagcaaggaggtttgtTTCCACGTAAAGTTGTTTGTGCAATCTTTACTTTCAGCacttattttattgtttgttaTTATAACTGTGCTGAGTACATGCTCCCATCAAAACCTGTGGACGCATAAATTCCAACAACTGAGGATTCAAATTGCAAGAtattacttatgagtttaaaaGCTAGAGCTGTTGCTCTCAATCTTACAGTTGCATCAAATGTAAGGATCTACTTTCTTTCTCTGGGTATTTCCCTAAATTCTTAAGGCTTGTGCATATCTAGTGCTGAATTCCTATTATGTTTCCGGTTATTTGGTTCGTTTGATACACCTAACTTCACTTCCCTAAACACTCAAAGAACCAGCTCAAGATACTATTATGACTCGTATTTATCTGTTGAATAAGCAGACGACACATTTCATGTTAGGTGGCTTATCTTTGATTCTTTCTAGGTTTTATTAATGGAGCCTTGTGGAATCCTGTGGTGGAGCCGCAAGCCCAAGATAGAATCCATCAAATAGGGCAATATAAACCTGTCTGGTGTGTTTTGCCTTTCTTGTACTTTCAAGGCCATTGAATGGAGCtcattattttcttctaatttgTAGAATTGTGATAGAAATACAATTGAAGAGAACATCATAGAGTTAcaagagaagaagaaattacTTTTTGAAGGGTAAGTGTCTTTTCCTTACAGTCATCACATAGTTGCATATGTGTTGTGACAAAAATAAAGCaaattgttattatcatctttTTATTAGATTTCTTCTTTGCTACCACCTGTCCGTCCTCCGTTCTTTCTCTTCCGCTTAACTGTTTGTTCTTCCTCTGGTTGCAGGACAGTCTGTGGTTCTTCAGAGGCCTTAGGAAAATTAACATGGAGAGTCCCTTAAACTTgcaaataaatttcatttagtcACTTGTTACTTAGCTGAAGTTTAATTTTATAGCCTTTCAAGGTCTAAGAACTTAGAGCAACTTCCAAGTTGCTCATTGTCATCTTGAATATAACATGTAAACTCTTTAAATGCCATTAACTTGTGTTGAACGGATTTAAATACTTCTTACTTAGGGAAGAAAACTTAAATATGCCATCTAAATTTCAGAAAAAAAGCTCATTTATGTCCTTCattaaaagtttggctcattATGCCATGCCGTTTAAGAAAAGGCTAATCCATGCCATTATTCTTTAACTCTGGTATTGCAAAATCGTTTTTATCTCAACAAGACCCCAAACAACTTGTAACACTTTTTAATTGAGGTTTTAAATCAAATGTACTCTTTTTACTTCTTCCTAGTCAAGAACACATGAAGAACGTCAAAGAAACTTCCAAATTTCCAACTTCTTCAATTCTAACTGAAAAATGTCAAAAGTTGTTTACGTCTTgttgaggaaaaaaataatttcatgaaagaaccttttttcaaataacaatgacaatgagccaaacttttaatatgggacataaatgagtcttttctcAATATCTAATGACATATTTAACGTTTTCCCTTTTCTTTACAACAATGTATGGATCAATTTCTAAATAACTATTTCGAAAAAGAATAGGTTTGTTGGAAAGGAtagtttacttttattttactttagttCACTAAATATTGTTGGATATCAAGTTCTAAACATAAATATGTTACAGTAGGCAAAAAGTCCTACATTGATTGTGAAATGGACGGATATTCTGTTTATATGGAGTTGGGCAATTTTTCTCCTCATGAACTAGATTTTGGAGTTGAGTTAGTTGCAAGTGTTATATCTttatatggtatcagagccagatccATCCCAAAATCAACCCTTTTGGGCTCCCAGTCTACGCTCTAGTCGGGCCTTTTGGGCTCTCGGTCCACTTTCCACTTGGGCCTGGGCATGAGGAGGTGGTTCCCTTTTGGACTCTCGTCCCACGCTCCAATTGGGCCTTTTGGGCTTTCGGTCCATGTTCTAGCTAATCCTGGGCGTGAAGGGATGGTTAAAGTGGGTAAAAGGTCCAAATTGATTGGCAAATGACCTAGTAGTCTGATTTCTCTGTGCTTTCTGGGGAAATGAATCCTCCAATTCCGGGTTCGTCttcttgtttgttttcttttgaaGCTCTTGAGTTTCTTGAAAGTTCggttgaaattgaattattttgaatGACCCAAAATGGAAAATAATGAATGACATGTAAATCGGAATAGCATGTGAATAGGTTCATCATGTTGTGCCCTAGTTTTGAGTTGTTATCTTTAATTttatcctattttttatttattcctgTCAAATTCCATATGGATGCTCCATCTTGAAATGCTAATGCTCATAAATGTTTTGAATTGATCGTgtaattttctaataaaattgattattgtTCGTGTTACTGAAGACCTAAGAGACGAAAATACGGATTCAGATCGTAGATACCGAGACATGTTGAGAAGGATAGATCAAAGGAGAAATCAACGTGAGTGGATGCAAAACATAAGAGGATTAGTTTTGACATGGAAGATAATGGAACAAGAAATGAATGAATTCCTTTTGGAGAATTATTCAGATGGTTTAGACTTGGATATTCAGAATGTGTCACTTGCTGAAACTGCCGAGCCACCATCAGATTTCCTCTTGCCACTATTGAGGTACCAAAAGGAGTGGTTGGCTTGGTCAATAAAGCAAGAAACAATATTCAAAGGGGGCATTCTTGCGGATGAAATGGGTATGGGGAAGACGGTTCAAGCCATAGCACTTGTTCTTGCTCAACGGGAATTAAAGAAGGCAACTAATGGTTCCACTATATTGTTGTCTTCACCTGGTACTTCCCAGGAACTCCCAACAATAAAAGGAACTCTTGTTGTATGTCCTTTGATTGGAGCAATGCAATGGATTCATGAGATTGAACGTTGCACCACTAGAGGAAGcaacaaaattcttttttatcatGGCACCAATAGGGAGAAATGTATGTACAAACTGAAGGAATATGACTTTGTAATTACTACATACTCCACTCTCCAGGCTGACTATatgccaaaaaagaaaaagcagaACAGCAGTGTTGGTGAAGATGTGTCCACGAGGAATTCAGTTCTGCATTCAGTGAAGTGGGATCGTATCATTTTGGATGAGGCAAGTCATACATTCATAGATTCATGCTTTAAGTTTTTGTTTTCGTAACTTGGCATTTCCAGGTTCATGGTGTTCATTTGCTAGCTGGTTGAGCTGCTGAGTGCTGAGCGTAGAACTCTTAAATTTCATGACATTTTATCTGCAATGTTAACTGATTGAACTTCTATGCCGTAGGCTCATTGTATCAAATCTGTACACAGCAACTTCACAAATGCGGTTCTTGCTTTAGAATCTTTTTATAAGTGGGCCTTAACTGGTACACCCCTGCAAAACCGCATTGGAGAATTGTACTCACTTGTAAGTTAAATTCTGCTAGTTAAACtgtattttctttacttttttaattgtGAGGTTAATTAAATTCCTTACTTCGATACAGGTTCGTTTCTTACAAGTTCCCCCTTATGCTTGTTACTTTTGCGAAGATTGTAATTGCACTGGACTTTATTTTAGGTACACATAGAGATTCTTTTTTAAATCCCCGTTCCTACAACTGAGTGTCAAATTCACAGTGGCTCAAAGACTAAACTTTATATTCTAATCATTTTGCTTCTCAATCGCTGTTACTTCTAATACATCTTGTGTTGTCTGTCCTTTGATTAATTCTACAGCTTCTATGATGCGTGCCCACAGTGCTCCCACCAACCTGCAAGCCACTTCCTCTGGTGGAAGAAAGTAAGTTAATAGTTAATAATTTACATACTTCTGAAGCTTCATCTTATTGTGGACATAGTTAAgttgaaacatcttttattttctagTATATTGAAGAACCTACATGGTTATTCGATGATGAAGGTAGAGATGCGATGGTGTGGTATAATCACAAAATTCTGAAAAGCCTATTGCTAAGACGTACCAAAAAAGAGAGAGCTGTTGATCTTGCACTACCCACAAAGACTGTAAGTTCTGCTTTCACTAGTGTCGTGTGCTTTAATTTGATTAGAATCTTCTTACTGGTTACTTTTTTTGGGTTCGTTCAGGTTATAGTGAGAAAAGATTCTTTGGATGATAGAGAAAACGACTACTACAAGACACTGTGCCGTAGAAGCCAAGAACAGCTCGATATGTATGCTATCTCTCTGGTATTTCAGTTTTTCTATTATTTGAACGTGCAGTGAATTCGAGATCACTAATTAAGcatgaagaagaaaagatgaGAGTAGAGAGTATTTAGAGAGAAATTCTTGAATTCTTATTGATGTTCTGATTGTACAATAGATATACTTTCTTATACattgaattagaaaaaaaatagctTAATAGTACTAATCAACTACTCCTAACTGTTATCCTGACAGACTTAACTAAGTAGACATTGGTAAAGTCCCTAAATAACCCTGTAACAATTTTCAAATTCGAGTTATTCTTCCTTCAAGTCAACTTTGCTTGTCTACGGCTGCACCAATTTTCTGGCCcattgtttctctttttttggcCGTATATCATGTTTTCTACAGTTTAATGTTCTCAGATAGTTCTGGAACCCTTTGGATTAGTTTCTTAGTTTTTAACTTAAGATCTTATATATCTTTTTCTTCCCATAAAAGTCTTAATCATTTGCGCCATTACCTTTCCAAAAAGTAAGATGGGAGCAaggatatttttatttctaattgtatCGGCATTTTGTTTTCTGGTGCAGATTTGTCCAGGATGGAACTATGATTAATAAGAATTGCCACATATTTGCTATTATCACACGACTACGTCAGGTACCAAGAGAATGctctattatataaaaattttcttggtataattttattttctcagTTCTCCTTATTAGATGCTCgcttaaattattttctcatCTAAAAGCTAATTGTTTTCTTTCTGCGAACTTAATTTTGAAGTGACCACTTCTAGTTTTCTTGTCCTTCTAATATATAAGCGAAAATACAGAAGCTGGCTTTTCTTTTGCTTCGCCTGAACTTGCCTTTCATACATATATTTGTCTTACTATGGGTCATCAGCCAAATTTGATTGCAGAAAATGTCTGACTAATATAATGTCTTTCTTTAATTGGCAGGCAGTTGATCATCCTTACATTGTGATGTACTCTAGAAAAGAATTGGCTAGTGGCAATGAAGAGGCTGGAGATGTTGAACAATTATGTCACTTATGTCATGATGCAGTGGAAGATCCAGTAGTGAGTTTGCGCACCTCTACCCACTTCCTCCCCCATACCAAGAAATaggaaaagagagagaagaaagaaataCCAAACATGTTACTCAGCTGAAGTTTAATTATTGATAGCCCTATTATTTTCtgcatttattaaattatttttgtgctgGTCGTTCAAGGTCCAAGAGCATCGAGCACCTTTCAAGTACTTCTAGTATAAATTCCTTATACATTAGACAGACTCTTCCTTGAACTGTGTATCTCTTATTGATTTTTGCAGGTTACTTGTTGTAGGCACATGTTTTGCAGGGCGTGTATGATATATTTAGCTGATGGTGTAATGGAGAAGCCATGCCATTCATGTACCAAACCCCTCACATTTGACTTCACTGGAAATAAAGATAAGGGAGTTTCTAGTTCTAAGCCTACTGTCAAAGGGTTTAGGTCATCAAGTATATTGAACAAAATTCAGCTTGATAAATTCAGGACAAGCACTAAAATAGAAGCTTTGGTATGCAATTGCATTCATCATATTCTCCTCAGCTTGCTTTTCTTTCCTTTCCACAAGGAAAGCAAGGGGTGTAACTCATGATCTTGTAATTTTTTCCTGTGTGAACTGCTCAAAATTCTTTAGAAATAgttcatttttacttttattttatgtagaaGGAAGAAATTAGCAACATGTTTGAAAGAGACTGTTCTGCAAAAGGAATAGTTTTTAGCCAGTTCACAGCGTTTTTGGATTTGATACAGTATACTCTTAATGTAAGACATAAAGGTACTTTCTCCTTCCTACTTTCTCTTCTTCCCAATCTAACAAAAAAGAAGCTTGTGTTGTGTGTATTAAGCTGTGTGGCATCAATTGTGTTCAATTAGTTGGATCCATGTCTATTGCCGCAAGAGATGCTGCACTTAAAAGATTCACTGAGGATGGAAATTGCAAGATATTGCTTATGagcttgaagactggaggtgtTGCCCTCAATCTTACAGTTGCATCACATGTAaggatctatttttttttctctgtgAACCACTCTAAATTCTTAAGGCTTGTGCATATCTAGTTTTGCATTCCTTTCACTCTTCAGGTTCATTTTATTTGGATATACAATTATGACTTGTATTTATTGGTTGAACAAGCACATGTTTCATCTCTTGATCTTTGCTAGGTTTTCATAATGGATCCTTGGTGGAATCCTGCAGTGCAGCAGCAAGCCCAAGATAGAGTCCATCGAATAGGGCAATATAAACCAGTCATGTGTGTGTTGTATTTCTTCTGCTTTGGATGCCATTGAATAGAGCTTATTGTTGTTTTCAAATTTGCAGGATTGTGAGATTTCTGATTGAGAATACAATTGAAGAGAGAATCTTAGCGTTAcaagagaagaagaaattacTTTTTGAAGGGCAAGTCTTTTTTTCTTACAATCGTCTACATAGTTGCATATGTGTTCTGacaaaaattaagtattttgatgattttcccTTGCAATTTTTTGTTAGGTTCCTTCTTTGTTCCCTTCTGCAGCTCAGTCtctagaaaaccatttttttctCAGCTGTTTGTTTTTCCTCTGATTGCAGGACAATTGGTGGTTCTTCAGAGGCCTTAGGAAAGCTAACAAATGAGGACTTGATGTCTCTTGTATTATGACTTCtgatatgttttatttcatcGGTTTGGCAAATCAATCGACATGTGCTTTGTTCTGTATGAAGTGTTCTGACATTTGCTTTTCTGTTGCGCGGAGTTTGATCTGTCCAAAGAGTGTTTCTGTTGCTTCTGTATCCTAGTTGATATGAATTACCTTCAACAGTCATTAGTTTCataaattgttttattatttccTTCCATTTAGCTTCACTTTCATGATAAAAAGTGCATCATAATCCATACCTTCAACacttgtttcttttttaatagaAGGGGTCAGTGAATCTGTGGGTCAAGcttatgtttcatttgttttctaatttttttttgtcaaacacaaaaaaatacaatttccaGAAAATTATAGTGCAGCTTAAAAGAGATAGAAGCCTGGactaacataaatattttttcaatattagaAAGTAATTAAGTGAAATTGAGTAGCTGAAATCTTGTAGAACATCTTATTGAGAACTAAATAATGATTCATatcaatgaaaatataaaacaagTTAAGTTTTCTAAAGGTGAACTCCACCAAAAACTTCAAAAAGAAAGTGAAAGAAAGCGGCGAGCATATATTGAGAGGGAATTGCAATTTCCACAACCCGCTCCGCATTCACACTATATTccttaaaaaaagttttgacCCGCTCCGCACCCACATAAAACCATACCCGCCGTTCTCTGTATAAGGCAAAACCCGCTCCGTCTCATTGCTATCGCTACATATGAATGGTTTATAGAGTGTCAGTCATTTGGGAGTTCAAAGAATTAGCAAATTTACTTCCTCCATCCTAATTTATGTgccaacttttgaaaatttgtggTGTTAAACAAATTTTAGATACTTATGtggttataattatttattaagttaaaaaaaaagtttaaattgaattgtttctatttatagaaaagTTAACATATACTATTTTGTATTCCTAGAGTATAAAGAAAAGAGAGTTTCACATAGATTGGGATAGATGATGCaaagtaaggaaaatatttttcaaaactctgTTCTACCACACCATGCATTCCAGACTTGGGTAGGGTCAAGGTTACGAGTCGAGTCTCGTGGCTGGGTGAGGC
Proteins encoded in this window:
- the LOC101253398 gene encoding ATP-dependent helicase rhp16-like, with product MLRRIDQRRNQREWMQNIRGLVLTWKIMEQEMNEFLLENYSDGLDLDIQNVSLAETAEPPSDFLLPLLRYQKEWLAWSIKQETIFKGGILADEMGMGKTVQAIALVLAQRELKKATNGSTILLSSPGTSQELPTIKGTLVVCPLIGAMQWIHEIERCTTRGSNKILFYHGTNREKCMYKLKEYDFVITTYSTLQADYMPKKKKQNSSVGEDVSTRNSVLHSVKWDRIILDEAHCIKSVHSNFTNAVLALESFYKWALTGTPLQNRIGELYSLVRFLQVPPYACYFCEDCNCTGLYFSFYDACPQCSHQPASHFLWWKKYIEEPTWLFDDEGRDAMVWYNHKILKSLLLRRTKKERAVDLALPTKTVIVRKDSLDDRENDYYKTLCRRSQEQLDIFVQDGTMINKNCHIFAIITRLRQAVDHPYIVMYSRKELASGNEEAGDVEQLCHLCHDAVEDPVVTCCRHMFCRACMIYLADGVMEKPCHSCTKPLTFDFTGNKDKGVSSSKPTVKGFRSSSILNKIQLDKFRTSTKIEALKEEISNMFERDCSAKGIVFSQFTAFLDLIQYTLNVRHKVGSMSIAARDAALKRFTEDGNCKILLMSLKTGGVALNLTVASHVFIMDPWWNPAVQQQAQDRVHRIGQYKPVMIVRFLIENTIEERILALQEKKKLLFEGQVFFSYNRLHSCICVLTKIKYFDDFPLQFFVRFLLCSLLQLSL